A window of Macaca mulatta isolate MMU2019108-1 chromosome 7, T2T-MMU8v2.0, whole genome shotgun sequence genomic DNA:
TCATTAAGCTTGATGCCTGAGGATATAGTTGTATCTTGTGTGGAACAGTAAGTTATTACTCACTGCGTATCAGATTTTAGCATACTTGCATTAGTTCATGGAATATGATTTTACATTTACTATAGCAGTTCCAGTGCCATTATCAGATTGCATTTTCCTACTGAATTACAAACAAATGTGTTATGCTActaacatttaacaaaattttaataagGTTGTGTTTGATGCTATTATTCAGATAATGTGTTCTAAATTGctttcctttgaatatatttgCATTAAAGAGGAACTCGATTTGGTTCTTTGAAGAGTTTATCCACTTTCTGGGTAGCTTTAAAAAGACACAGGGAAATTCAGTTTCTTCTTTGCAAGTCAATAaatagagaagaaacaaatttgCTAAGATCTATAGAAGTAATGGCAGCAGATTGCTGATGGTTTGAGTTAATGAAATGACTCATTTTGGCTACTTGAGTTGcacaattaaaatatacatagacTGCACACATCATAGATGAGGGATAAATACCCttgtgttctcttttctttctcaaagCTAATATATTATGAATTAAGAAATTTAAGAGATCCACATTATTGCAATTCTTGATCAGTGATGCCCAAAATTAAGTGGTAATCTCTTGAGAGTGCACGTTTGCAGCATTCCTCTTACGCATTTCTGCTAAAATTGTGGCTGTGAGCCGAAGACAGTTGTTTTCCAAAGGATAAACTCATTTGACCAAGCTAAAACATTTACTTAATATTGACAAGTTTTGTGGGGTTTTCTCATAGTTGTCTAGCTAAAGGAGTTTAATGCAGAGAATACACATACGGAAATAGTGAAACCGAAGTCCTGCTTGCGCGGAAAGCCTGCAGCagacttttgtttttaacaaactCCACGGGGCATTAGAGAAAGTAACTGGGGGCAGTGGGTTGGAGGGTATAAAATTGAGCGGAGGGACGAAAACTAAGAGCCCTCTGGGTTTTTTATATCCTTCTACATGTTGTGTAGAAATAAATGCTTTTACTTCCACGGTCGTaccttcctcttcaccttttttttttctttctcacacaTTCATCCTGTGAGATCTTTTCATTTACAAATGCTCCCGATTTAGAATTAGAAACTCATAATACCGTCTGTAAAACTTGCCTGAGCCTGTCTGGTCCTGAATTTAGCGACACACTTGTTTAGGAGTTTCGGTTCTCGTTCTCTGCTTGCATGGTTTAGTAAGAACAACACTTCGATATACTGAAATTCACCGACCAGACCTGCAGGGCTGCACAGAAATATCTGATGCTTTTGGTACCCCCAGCCCCGCAGCCGCGCAGGCGCACCGCCCAGCCGCCGTGACGCAAGGCGCAGGCTTCATGACGCGGCACGCAGTCTCAGCCGACACTGCGCGCCCCTTCTGGGGCCCCGCCCAGGCAGCGGCCTTAGCGGGTCGCCGACCCACGATCCCAGCCGCGGCTGCTTGCTTGCCGGAGTGTGCACCGGTACGCGTCGCCGGTGACATGTTGCAAAAACCGAGGAACCGGGGTCGCTCTGGCGGCCAGGCCGAGAGGGACAGCGACTGGAGCCGTGGCGGAAACTCCGGGGCCTCGCGGGCGGGCGAACACGCCCGGGCCCGCAGAGACGGCTTCGCAGAGGAGGCCCCGAGCACTTCCCGGGGGCCGGGCGGCTCGCAGGGGTCGCAGGGCGCCCGCCGGTCCCAGGCCTCCCCCGCCGTGGGCCCCAGGACCCAGAAGCAGCAGGAGCTGAAAGTGTCCGAGCTGGTGCAGTTCTTACTGATTAAGGACCAGAAGAAGATTCCGATCAAGCGGGCCGACATACTGAAGCACGTCATCGGGGACTACAAGGACATCTTCCCCGACCTCCTCAAACGGGCCGCCGAGCGCCTCCAGTACGTCTTCGGTTATAAGCTGGTGGAACTTGAACCCAAGAGCAACACTTATATCCTCATCAACACCCTGGAGCCGGTGGAGGAGGATGCCGAGGTGAGGGGTGACCAAGGCACGCCCACTACGGGCCTCCTGATGATCGTCCTGGGGCTCATCTTTATGAAGGGCAACACCGTCAAGGAGACTGAAGTCTGGGACTTTCTGCGGCGCTTAGGGGTCTACCCCACCAAGAAGCATTTCATTTTCGGAGATCCAAAGAAACTCATTACCGAGGACTTTGTGCGACAACGTTACCTGGAATACCGGCGGATACCCCACACCGACCCCGTGGACTACGAGTTCCAGTGGGGCCCGCGAACCAACCTGGAAACCAGCAAGATGAAAGTTCTTAAGTTTGTGGCCAAAGTCCATAATCAAGACCCCAAGGACTGGCCAGCGCAGTACTGTGAGGCGTTGGCAGATGAGGAGAACAGGGCCAGACCTCAGCCCAGTGGCTCAGCCCCATCCTCTTGAAATCTGAGGTGGATTCAGAGGGACCCCCGGGACAAGGGTCTGAGACCCAAAGGCACAGTGCAGAGGAGCGGGGGAAGGGAGAACGAACCCAGGAAGCGTATTTCTGTAGCGTTTCAATGTGTGTAGCTTTAGGATGTGTTTGcaaagttttgttcttttaatgttGTGTTATTTG
This region includes:
- the NSMCE3 gene encoding non-structural maintenance of chromosomes element 3 homolog → MLQKPRNRGRSGGQAERDSDWSRGGNSGASRAGEHARARRDGFAEEAPSTSRGPGGSQGSQGARRSQASPAVGPRTQKQQELKVSELVQFLLIKDQKKIPIKRADILKHVIGDYKDIFPDLLKRAAERLQYVFGYKLVELEPKSNTYILINTLEPVEEDAEVRGDQGTPTTGLLMIVLGLIFMKGNTVKETEVWDFLRRLGVYPTKKHFIFGDPKKLITEDFVRQRYLEYRRIPHTDPVDYEFQWGPRTNLETSKMKVLKFVAKVHNQDPKDWPAQYCEALADEENRARPQPSGSAPSS